The following proteins are encoded in a genomic region of Oncorhynchus keta strain PuntledgeMale-10-30-2019 chromosome 35, Oket_V2, whole genome shotgun sequence:
- the LOC118368831 gene encoding uncharacterized protein LOC118368831 has protein sequence MTTLKMITLCLIFPLLVEMVDVLAGTESSSIRQESGLMSANVGDTVVLHCFQESDMAVLFSWYKQTLGDKLQLFSTVNKFERNATFYHEFQDNPRFSVENGQEKNHLRISDMQLSDSGTYYCGSSYSNKMEFGEGAILIVKVSGSRNMNVLQQSVSESVQPGDSVTLNCTIHTETCAGEYSVYWFRHGSGESHPGIIYTHGDRSDQCERSPEAGSPTQSCVYNLPKRNLILSDAGTYYCAVASCGQILFGKGTKLDIEGHRADPLLLVYCLGVALALSFILIIALASIMYKMNKRKCRKLVSQTRGPTVSQSDAGAEDADSLHYVALNLSNKNNRSRRQRSNMEEETVYSGIRLDE, from the exons ATGACAACTTTAAAGATGATCACACTGTGTCTGATATTTCCACTTCTCGTAGAGATGG TTGATGTGCTAGCTGGTACTGAGTCTTCATCCATACGTCAAGAGAGTGGTCTCATGTCAGCCAACGTTGGAGACACAGTGGTATTGCATTGCTTTCAAGAAAGTGACATGGCAGTATTGTTCTCTTGGTACAAGCAAACCTTGGGAGATAAACTTCAACTCTTCTCAACTGTCAATAAGTTTGAAAGGAACGCAACATTCTACCATGAGTTTCAGGATAACCCTCGCTTCTCGGTGGAAAATGGCCAAGAAAAGAATCACCTAAGGATCTCAGACATGCAGCTGTCAGATTCAGGCACTTACTACTGTGGGAGCTCTTATAGCAATAAGATGGAGTTTGGAGAAGGAGCCATTCTCATTGTAAAAG TTTCAGGGTCCAGAAACATGAATGTGCTCCAACAATCTGTGTCTGAGTCGGTCCAGCCAGGAGACTCTGTGACTCTGAACTGTACAATACACACTGAGACCTGTGCAGGAGAATACAGTGTCTATTGGTTCAGACATGGCTCAGGAGAATCCCATCCAGGAATCATTTACACCCATGGAGACAGGAGTGATCAGTGTGAGAGGAGCCCTGAGGCTGGGTCTCCTACACAGAGCTGTGTCTACAACCTCCCCAAGAGGAACCTCATCCTCTCTGATGCTGGGACTTACTACTGTGCTGTGGCCTCATGTGGGCAGATACTGTTTGGGAAAGGGACCAAGCTGGACATTGAGG GCCATAGAGCAGACCCTCTTCTCTTGGTGTACTGCCTGGGTGTAGCATTGGCTCTTTCGTTCATCCTGATCATTGCACTTGCTAGCATCATGTACAAGATGAACAAGAGAAAGTGCAGAA AACTGGTCTCTCAGACACGAGGTCCTACAGTTTCCCAGTCAGACGCAGGG GCCGAAGATGCAGACAGTCTCCATTATGTAGCTCTGAATCTGAGCAACAAGAACAACAGGTCTAGAAGACAGAGAAGCAACATGGAGGAAGAGACGGTGTACTCTGGGATCAGACTGGATGAATGA
- the LOC118368830 gene encoding uncharacterized protein LOC118368830, which yields MIIYWTIFLFYANLGCVLNKDVIQPDPLIVTQLGQSVSLTCFCQSNLMVRVSWFKQTVGQKPLLMASSYYRTKTSFYSKNFNKDFTETKRLSVKRGFDSSNLSISKTESGDSATYYCGVMEEGELKFAEGTSLIVKGSESNSMSVLQQPVSESVQPGDSVTLNCTIHTETCAGEHSIYWFRHGSGEFHPGIIYNNGDRSDQCENFPEAGSPTQSCVYNLPKRNLSLSDAGTYYCAVASCGEILFGKGTKLEMDYGCKKERVLLVYCGVALALCVIIIIVLACVMYKSTKKTFLLCSGTHPQPSGLTVPSSHDQDQEDDDTLMSVHYAALNIIHKKPNTQRQRSAMERDTEYSGVRC from the exons ATGATTATATATTGGACAATCTTTTTGTTTTACGCCAATTTGG GTTGTGTACTTAACAAGGATGTAATCCAACCAGACCCGTTGATAGTTACACAACTGGGACAAAGTGTATCTCTCACTTGCTTTTGTCAATCTAATTTGATGGTCAGGGTCTCTTGGTTCAAGCAAACTGTTGGACAGAAGCCTCTTCTCATGGCATCATCATATTATCGCACTAAAACTAGTTTTTATTCCAAAAACTTTAACAAAGACTTTACTGAGACTAAACGTTTGAGTGTGAAGAgaggatttgacagctctaacctGAGCATCTCCAAGACAGAGTCAGGGGACTCTGCAACATACTACTGTGGTGTTATGGAAGAGGGCGAACTCAAATTTGCAGAAGGAACTTCTTTAATTGTCAAAG GTTCAGAGTCCAACAGCATGTCTGTGCTCCAGCAGCCTGTGTCTGAGTCAGTTCAGCCAGGAGACTCTGTGACTCTGAACTGTACAATACACACTGAGACCTGTGCAGGAGAACACAGTATCTATTGGTTCAGACATGGCTCAGGAGAATTCCATCCAGGAATAATTTACAACAATGGAGACAGGAGTGATCAGTGTGAGAATTTCCCAGAGGCTGGGTCTCCTACACAGAGCTGTGTCTACAACCTCCCCAAGAGAAACCTCAGCCTCTCTGATGCTGGGACTTACTACTGTGCTGTGGCCTCATGTGGGGAGATACTGTTTGGGAAAGGGACCAAGCTGGAAATGGACT ATGGTTGTAAGAAGGAACGCGTTCTCTTGGTGTACTGCGGTGTAGCGTTGGCTCTTtgtgtcatcatcatcattgtcCTTGCTTGTGTTATGTATAAGAGTACCAAGAAAACCTTTCTACTGTGCAGTG GAACGCATCCTCAGCCAAGTGGTCTGACAGTCCCCAGTTCTCATGACCAG GATCAAGAAGATGATGACACACTCATGTCGGTCCATTACGCTGCTCTGAATATCATCCACAAGAAGCCAAATACCCAGAGACAGAGGAGCGCCATGGAGAGAGACACGGAGTACTCTGGGGTGAGGTGCTAA